Proteins from a single region of Megachile rotundata isolate GNS110a chromosome 7, iyMegRotu1, whole genome shotgun sequence:
- the LOC105662052 gene encoding uncharacterized protein LOC105662052 — translation MAEMNSYYNWCMFFLSVIGLWPYCNKKFRLLHNSIISLITWSSVISQFATIFAVDKDLFQHLRDLSTAEVAVAALTKYHATWYQINDIWQANSDLTKRYRSEQKLGAVLI, via the exons ATGGCAGAAATGAATAGTTATTACAACTGGTGTATGTTCTTTCTGTCGGTGATTGGTCTTTGGCCGTACTGTAACAAGAAATTTCGGCTCTTACACAATAGCATCATCAGCCTCATTACTTGGTCATCTGTAATTTCCCAA tTTGCAACTATCTTCGCTGTGGACAAAGATCTGTTTCAGCACCTTAGGGATTTATCAACTGCAGAAGTGGCAGTAGCGGCACTTACAAAGTACCACGCAACCTGGTATCAGATCAACGAT ATTTGGCAAGCTAATTCGGACTTGACGAAACGCTACAGAAGCGAGCAGAAATTAGGAGCGGTGctcatataa
- the LOC105663923 gene encoding odorant receptor 43a-like, protein MIMITSHIAGLFEVASLFFEKAVLADSSVSYLPRNCKNTESINYIITGTTIHRMALQFVRDLKNHCNISSGPAIMFGVIALSSNLFCLSQTVFRPAENRETILSVFLINSTLGYMFWINFTFQHMISSSESIPLTTYNTNWYETSIPTQKLLQLIILKSNRGFKFNILSVYAPSVEGFAVLLKASVSYFTVLLSLQ, encoded by the exons ATGATCATGATCACCTCGCATATCGCTGGATTATTTGAAGTTGCTAG TCTTTTCTTCGAGAAAGCCGTTCTTGCAGATTCATCTGTATCATATCTTCCGCGAAATTGCAAAAATACTGAAAGCATCAATTACATAATTACCGGTACTACAATACATCGAATGGCACTTCA atttgtacgTGATTTAAAAAACCACTGCAATATATCGTCCGGTCCCGCCATTATGTTTGGTGTGATTGCCTTAAGCTCCAATCTTTTCTGC CTGTCTCAAACGGTATTTCGACCAGCAGAGAATAGAGAGACAATCTTATCCGTGTTTCTAATCAATTCTACATTGGGATACATGTTTTGGATAAACTTTACATTTCAACACATGATCAGCAGCTCTGAAAGTATCCCACTAACAAC GTATAATACCAACTGGTATGAAACGTCTATACCAACGCAGAAATTGTTGCAGCTGATCATATTGAAGAGTAACAGAGGTTTCAAATTCAATATCCTAAGTGTCTATGCTCCGTCGGTTGAAGGTTTTGCAGTG ctCTTAAAGGCATCGGTATCCTACTTTACTGTTCTACTATCTTTACAGTAA
- the LOC143264894 gene encoding uncharacterized protein LOC143264894 produces MVLLGIISASINLFCLSVTVFQLSDIGEAIFSVLVLLATFGYMFWMNLAVEYIIDNASSIPIKTYNTNWYETSIATQKLLQMIILKSNKSVSFNFFSILTPSIGCFAMFVRVSVSYFTVLLSLQ; encoded by the exons ATGGTTCTACTGGGTATTATTAGCGCGAGCATCAATTTGTTTTGC CTTTCTGTGACAGTATTCCAATTGTCAGACATCGGAGAGGCTATATTCTCTGTCTTGGTATTGCTTGCTACATTTGGATACATGTTTTGGATGAACCTGGCAGTCGAATACATTATTGATAACGCTAGCAGTATCCCCATAAAGAC GTACAATACGAACTGGTATGAAACGTCTATAGCCACGCAAAAATTATTGCAGATGATTATACTAAAAAGCAACAAAAGTGTCTCGTTCAATTTTTTCTCCATCTTGACTCCGTCAATCGGATGCTTTGCTATG TTTGTGAGGGTATCAGTTTCCTACTTTACTGTTCTGCTGTCTTTGCAGTGA